A single region of the Phoenix dactylifera cultivar Barhee BC4 unplaced genomic scaffold, palm_55x_up_171113_PBpolish2nd_filt_p 001305F, whole genome shotgun sequence genome encodes:
- the LOC103703820 gene encoding NEP1-interacting protein 1, with the protein MDLFTSSTPPSSSSFTSSSGIGGERESGSYSSLVSEMLGRVICAIATCVFAIVGSFIGAVTGSLIGLATESGLFRGAGIGAISGAVFSIEVVESSLDLWNSNESGIWSILYLMDIVSSLLSGRLVREKVGPAVQSAVQSQMSALDSPYIEVPDFFETGDPVGMSKDSVDKLPKIEITTDNNVDASGDRICCSVCLQDFQIGETARSLPECRHIFHLPCIDNWLTRHGSCPLCRRDIEILSL; encoded by the exons ATGGATTTGTTTACTTCTTCTActccaccatcttcttcttcctttactTCTTCTTCTGGGATCGGTGGAGAAAGAGAAAGTGGCAGCTACAGCTCCCTTGTTTCTGAGATGCTTGGAAGGGTGATTTGTGCCATAGCGACCTGTGTTTTTGCCATAG TTGGTTCATTCATAGGGGCTGTCACAGGTTCTTTGATTGGCCTAGCCACCGAAAGTGGTTTATTCCGAGGGGCTGGAATTGGAGCTATTTCTGGAGCTGTTTTCTCAATCGAGGTTGTCGAATCATCTCTTGATCTCTGGAACTCCAATGAATCAGGGATTTGGAGTATCTTATACCTG ATGGACATTGTCTCTAGTCTTTTGAGTGGAAGGCTTGTTCGAGAGAAGGTTGGACCAGCTGTCCAAAGTGCAGTGCAGAGTCAG ATGAGTGCCCTGGACTCACCCTACATAGAGGTTCCTGATTTCTTTGAAACTGGAGACCCGGTGGGCATGTCGAAGGATTCTGTCGACAAGCTCCCAAAGATTGAAATTACTACAGATAACAATGTGGATGCCTCAGGTGACAGAATCTGCTGTTCGGTATGCCTGCAG GACTTCCAAATTGGAGAGACAGCAAGGAGCTTGCCTGAGTGTCGGCACATATTCCATTTACCGTGCATCGATAATTGGCTTACTAGACATGGTTCTTGCCCTCTGTGCAGGAGGGATATTGAGATCCTTTCCCTGTAA